One genomic region from Clarias gariepinus isolate MV-2021 ecotype Netherlands chromosome 22, CGAR_prim_01v2, whole genome shotgun sequence encodes:
- the kansl2 gene encoding KAT8 regulatory NSL complex subunit 2 gives MNRIRIHVLPSSRGRASQAARAHEPQTCAFTQRACTQPRIDGWDFCIKHILEDKNAPYRQCSYVSSKNGKRCPNAAPKPEKKDGVAFCAEHAHRNALALQAQMRKASSGPSPEYLLSQLSGYNRTEMGALGQDSRSEVNRILDEDSWSEDEQDPVVLDQTWRGDPDSEADSIDSDHEDPLKHAGVYTAEEVALITREKLIRLQSLYIDQFKRLQHLLKEKKRRYLHSRKIEHDTIGSSLLTGPEGLSMKERENLRKLKALRRYRRRYGVEALLHRQLRERRQAVTEGGTPQAHSVRPSQRCISFVEGTRCLNPCLPLTRHCLSHIYQDSSQVLFKMCPGLKDVPCDRPVHMGQSEEPRCPLHLSLPPPMYQPEQEPLAPEQLSLAPTDMYLSAAELQPTESLPLEFSDDLDVVGDEEMQCPPSPLLFDTALALEDQTIRAIAEAPMDILESGQDAELSETDDMSAADQAVSEVSETAGDEDATQNTSKDADTITTVATS, from the exons ATGAACCGGATTCGCATCCACGTGCTGCCGTCCAGCAGGGGCCGAGCGTCGCAGGCCGCGCGCGCCCACGAGCCCCAGACGTGCGCGTTCACGCAGCGAGCGTGCACTCAGCCTCGCATAGACGGCTGGGACTTCTGCATCAAGCACATCCTGGAAGACAAAAATGCTCCATACCGCCAGTGCAGCTATGTCTCCAGCAAGAACGGCAAGCGCTGTCCCAATGCTGCCCCCAAACCAGAGAAAAAGGACGG AGTTGCGTTTTGTGCTGAGCATGCACACAGGAATGCTTTGGCTCTGCAGGCACAGATGCGCAAGGCATCCTCTGGACCATCCCCCGAGTACCTGCTCTCTCAGCTCAGTGGCTACAATAGGACAGAGATGGGAGCTCTCGGCCAGGACAGTCGCAGTGAAGTGAACCGAATTCTAG ATGAAGACAGCTGGAGTGAAGACGAGCAGGACCCAGTGGTGCTTGATCAGACATGGAGAGGAGATCCTGACAGTGAAGCGGACAGCATAGACAGCGACCACGAAGACCCTCTAAA GCATGCCGGGGTGTACACTGCAGAAGAAGTCGCTTTGATTACTCGCGAAAAGCTCATCAGACTCCAGTCACTCTACATAGACCAGTTTAAACGTCTGCAGCACTtactgaaggaaaaaaagagacgTTACCTGCACAGCCGCAAGATCGAGCATGACACAATAG GCAGCAGTCTTTTAACAGGACCTGAGGGTCTGTCCATGAAAGAGAGGGAAAATCTGAGGAAGCTGAAGGCGTTACGACGCTACCGGCGACGCTATGGGGTGGAGGCTCTGCTACACAGGCAACTACGGGAGCGCAGACAGGCTGTTACTGAGGGAGGAACACCACAG GCTCACTCAGTTCGCCCCAGCCAGAGGTGCATTTCTTTTGTGGAGGGGACGCGGTGCTTAAACCCCTGTTTGCCCTTGACGCGGCACTGCCTTTCTC ATATTTACCAAGATAGTAGCCAGGTGTTGTTTAAGATGTGCCCAGGTTTAAAGGACGTGCCCTGTGACAGACCCGTGCACATGGGCCAGTCAGAGGAGCCACGGTGCCCGCTGCATCTCTCCCTGCCTCCTCCCATGTACCAGCCTGAACAGGAACCACTGGCGCCGGAGCAGCTATCGTTAGCACCGACGGATATGTACCTGAGCGCTGCTGAGCTTCAACCAACAGAGAGCCTGCCACTCGAGTTCAGCGAT GATCTGGATGTGGTAGGGGACGAGGAGATGCAGTGCCCTCCATCACCGCTGCTTTTTGACACGGCCCTGGCGCTCGAAGACCAGACCATCCGTGCTATTGCTGAAGCCCCTATGGACATCCTTGAGTCAGGACAAGACGCCGAGCTTTCGGAGACAGATGACATGTCTGCAGCAGACCAG GCTGTGTCGGAGGTATCCGAAACAGCAGGAGATGAGGATGCCACACAGAATACATCAAAGGACGCCGACACAATAACAACAGTTGCCACATCCTGA